A single genomic interval of Sphingobium sp. EM0848 harbors:
- a CDS encoding S-(hydroxymethyl)glutathione dehydrogenase/class III alcohol dehydrogenase has product MKTRAAVAFEAKKPLEIVEVDLEGPKAGEVLIEIMATGICHTDAYTLDGFDSEGIFPSILGHEGAGIVREVGAGVTSVKPGDHVIPLYTPECRQCKSCLSGKTNLCTAIRATQGKGLMPDGTTRFSYKGQPIFHYMGCSTFSNFTVLPEIAVAKIREDAPFQSSCYVGCGVTTGVGAVVNTAKVQAGENVVVFGLGGIGLNVIQGAKMVGADKIIGIDINPDREEWGRKFGMTHFINSKGLSRDETVAKILEVTDGGADYSFDATGNTEVMRTALECCHRGWGESIIIGVAEAGKEISTRPFQLVTGRVWKGTAFGGAKGRTDVPKIIDWYMNGKIQIDPMITHVLTLEEINKGFDLMHAGESIRSVVLF; this is encoded by the coding sequence ATGAAGACCCGCGCCGCCGTCGCATTCGAAGCGAAAAAGCCCCTCGAAATCGTTGAGGTCGATCTGGAAGGCCCCAAGGCGGGCGAGGTGCTGATCGAGATCATGGCGACCGGCATCTGCCATACCGACGCCTATACGCTGGACGGCTTCGACAGCGAGGGCATTTTCCCCTCGATCCTGGGCCATGAAGGCGCGGGCATCGTGCGCGAAGTCGGCGCGGGCGTCACCTCGGTCAAGCCGGGCGACCATGTGATCCCGCTCTACACCCCCGAATGCCGCCAGTGCAAAAGCTGCCTTTCGGGCAAGACCAACCTGTGCACCGCGATCCGCGCGACGCAGGGCAAGGGGCTGATGCCCGACGGCACGACGCGCTTCAGCTACAAGGGCCAGCCGATCTTCCACTATATGGGCTGCTCGACCTTCTCCAACTTCACCGTGCTGCCGGAAATCGCCGTGGCGAAGATCCGCGAGGACGCGCCATTCCAGTCTAGTTGCTATGTCGGCTGCGGCGTCACCACTGGCGTCGGCGCGGTCGTCAACACGGCCAAGGTGCAGGCGGGCGAGAATGTCGTCGTCTTCGGCCTGGGCGGCATCGGCCTCAACGTCATCCAGGGCGCGAAGATGGTCGGCGCCGACAAGATTATCGGCATCGACATCAACCCGGATCGGGAGGAATGGGGCCGCAAGTTCGGCATGACCCATTTCATCAACAGCAAGGGCCTGTCGCGCGATGAAACCGTCGCGAAGATTCTGGAAGTGACCGATGGCGGCGCAGATTACAGCTTCGACGCGACCGGCAATACCGAAGTGATGCGCACGGCGCTGGAATGCTGCCATCGCGGCTGGGGCGAAAGCATCATCATCGGCGTGGCGGAAGCGGGCAAGGAAATCAGCACCCGCCCGTTCCAGCTTGTCACCGGCCGCGTGTGGAAGGGCACGGCCTTTGGCGGCGCGAAGGGCCGGACTGACGTGCCCAAAATCATCGACTGGTACATGAACGGCAAGATCCAGATTGACCCGATGATCACCCATGTGCTGACACTGGAGGAGATCAACAAGGGCTTCGACCTGATGCATGCGGGCGAAAGCATCCGCAGCGTCGTGTTGTTCTAA
- a CDS encoding PQQ-dependent catabolism-associated beta-propeller protein: protein MKHMILAGLMLVPMSAQAETLYVSNERGNSISVIDAASAKVVATWPVGGRPRGITVSKDGKYIYLCASTDHAVQVIERATGKVVAELPSGEDPEQFFLSRDGKTLFVANEDNAALTAIDLATKSVAFQVGVGGEPEGVAQSPDGQWVAVTSEEGNVVNWIDVAKQQMVEATPVDLRPRHVEFTADGKQLWVAAEVGGTVQIIDGATHKLVETLHFAIPRVAEHRILPCGIRFTPDGRTAVIALGRADHVALVDVATRKVRAFVPVGKRVWHVAVSADGAKAYAANGLSDDVSVIDLAKATVTGTVPVGAAPWGIVVVP, encoded by the coding sequence ATGAAACACATGATCCTGGCGGGGCTGATGCTGGTTCCGATGAGCGCGCAGGCGGAGACGCTCTATGTCTCCAATGAGCGGGGCAACAGCATCTCGGTCATTGACGCGGCGAGCGCGAAGGTGGTGGCGACCTGGCCCGTGGGCGGACGGCCGCGCGGCATCACCGTGTCGAAGGACGGCAAATATATCTATCTCTGCGCCTCGACCGACCATGCGGTGCAGGTGATCGAGCGCGCGACGGGGAAGGTCGTGGCGGAACTGCCCTCCGGCGAGGACCCGGAGCAATTCTTCCTCTCGCGCGACGGGAAGACGTTGTTCGTCGCCAATGAGGATAATGCTGCGCTGACCGCCATTGATCTTGCGACGAAGAGTGTCGCCTTCCAGGTCGGCGTCGGCGGCGAGCCGGAGGGGGTGGCGCAAAGCCCGGACGGCCAATGGGTCGCCGTCACCTCCGAGGAGGGGAATGTCGTCAACTGGATCGACGTGGCGAAACAGCAGATGGTCGAGGCGACGCCGGTCGATCTGCGCCCCCGCCATGTCGAGTTCACGGCCGATGGCAAGCAGCTCTGGGTCGCGGCGGAGGTGGGCGGCACGGTGCAGATCATCGACGGCGCGACGCACAAGCTGGTGGAGACTTTGCACTTCGCGATTCCGCGCGTGGCGGAGCATCGCATATTGCCCTGCGGTATCCGCTTCACGCCCGATGGCAGGACGGCGGTGATCGCGTTGGGGCGGGCGGATCATGTCGCGCTGGTCGATGTGGCAACGCGCAAGGTGCGCGCCTTCGTGCCCGTCGGGAAACGGGTGTGGCATGTCGCGGTGAGTGCGGATGGGGCGAAAGCCTATGCCGCCAATGGACTTTCGGACGATGTGAGCGTGATCGATCTGGCCAAGGCGACGGTCACAGGGACGGTGCCGGTTGGCGCTGCGCCCTGGGGAATTGTCGTGGTTCCCTGA
- a CDS encoding methanol/ethanol family PQQ-dependent dehydrogenase, translating to MKGPVMRALSGAAILTLAIAAAPLLAEGPTDADLMNDAASTGDVLTYGMGPQAQRFSPLKAINAANVAKLVPAFASSLGGEKQRGQESQPIVYDGTIYVTGSYSRVFAFDARTGEQKWKYEARLPDAIMPCCDVVNRGAAIYGDKIIFATLDAHMVALNRHTGKVVWNKQIADYQAGYSATAAPMVVKGKVIYGNSGGEFGITGAVEARDVNTGELIWRRPTIEGNMGTLNGKDNGITGKTNATWTGDLWKTGGGATWLGGTYDPETNLLFFGTGNPAPWNSHLRPGDNLYTSSTLAIDPDTGVIKWHFQTTPHDGWDFDGVNEFIPFDATINGKAMKLGAKADRNGYFFVLDRTNGKFISANKFVMQTTWANGFNKIGRPNYIEAGRPGAPTTEKGKPVFASPSFLGGKNWMPMAYSQDTGLFYVPSNDWGMDIWNEPIAYKKGAAYLGAGFTIKPIAEDHIGALRAMDPKTGKIVWEYKNKAPLWGGVLTTGGNLVFTGTPEGYLKAFDAKTGQELWKFQTGSGVVGSPVTWEQDGEQYVAVMSGWGGAVPLWGGEVAKSFKDINQGGSLWVFKLPKG from the coding sequence ATGAAAGGACCTGTGATGCGCGCGCTGTCCGGCGCCGCGATCCTGACGCTGGCGATCGCCGCCGCGCCACTGCTGGCCGAGGGGCCGACCGACGCGGACCTGATGAACGACGCCGCCTCGACCGGCGATGTTCTGACCTATGGCATGGGTCCGCAGGCCCAGCGTTTCAGCCCACTCAAGGCCATCAACGCCGCCAATGTGGCGAAACTCGTCCCCGCATTCGCCTCCTCGCTGGGCGGCGAAAAGCAGCGCGGACAGGAATCGCAGCCCATTGTCTATGACGGCACCATCTACGTCACTGGCAGCTATTCGCGCGTCTTCGCCTTCGACGCGCGCACCGGCGAACAGAAATGGAAATATGAAGCCCGCCTGCCCGACGCCATCATGCCCTGCTGCGACGTGGTGAACCGGGGCGCGGCGATCTATGGCGACAAGATCATCTTCGCGACGCTGGACGCGCATATGGTGGCGCTCAACCGCCACACCGGGAAAGTCGTCTGGAACAAGCAGATCGCCGATTATCAGGCAGGCTATTCCGCCACCGCCGCGCCGATGGTGGTGAAGGGCAAGGTGATCTACGGCAACTCCGGCGGCGAATTCGGCATCACCGGCGCGGTAGAGGCCCGCGACGTCAACACCGGCGAGCTGATCTGGCGCCGCCCGACGATCGAGGGGAATATGGGCACCCTCAACGGCAAGGATAACGGCATCACCGGCAAGACCAACGCGACCTGGACCGGCGACCTGTGGAAGACCGGCGGCGGCGCGACCTGGCTGGGCGGCACCTATGACCCGGAAACGAACCTGCTCTTCTTCGGCACCGGCAACCCTGCACCGTGGAACAGCCATTTGCGGCCCGGTGACAATCTCTACACCAGTTCGACGCTGGCGATCGATCCCGATACCGGCGTCATCAAATGGCATTTCCAGACCACACCGCATGACGGCTGGGACTTTGACGGCGTCAATGAATTCATCCCCTTCGACGCCACGATCAACGGCAAGGCGATGAAGCTGGGCGCCAAGGCCGACCGCAACGGCTATTTCTTCGTCCTCGACCGCACCAACGGCAAGTTCATCAGCGCCAACAAATTCGTCATGCAGACAACATGGGCCAACGGCTTCAACAAAATTGGCCGCCCCAATTATATCGAGGCAGGCCGCCCGGGCGCGCCAACCACGGAAAAGGGCAAGCCGGTCTTCGCCTCGCCCAGCTTCCTGGGCGGCAAGAACTGGATGCCCATGGCCTATAGTCAGGACACCGGCCTCTTCTACGTGCCCAGCAACGACTGGGGCATGGACATCTGGAACGAACCCATCGCCTACAAGAAGGGGGCGGCCTATCTGGGCGCGGGCTTCACCATCAAACCCATTGCCGAGGATCATATCGGCGCGCTGCGCGCCATGGACCCCAAGACCGGCAAGATCGTCTGGGAATATAAGAACAAGGCACCACTCTGGGGCGGGGTGCTGACGACCGGCGGCAATCTGGTCTTCACCGGCACGCCGGAGGGGTATCTGAAGGCCTTCGACGCCAAGACCGGACAGGAACTGTGGAAATTCCAGACCGGCTCCGGCGTGGTCGGCAGCCCCGTGACCTGGGAACAGGATGGCGAACAATATGTCGCCGTCATGTCCGGCTGGGGCGGCGCGGTGCCGCTCTGGGGCGGCGAGGTCGCGAAAAGCTTCAAGGATATCAATCAGGGCGGCTCGCTCTGGGTGTTCAAGCTGCCGAAAGGATAA
- a CDS encoding response regulator transcription factor, translating into MIVMGRGNHVSQPPAFPPGAMRLASSRDLSDDPGRGVGHYMGDEPIMERVLIVDDHPLVRDGLRSVIAISFDNCEIFEAASLDEAVATLEKQDNFDLILLDLNIPDVRRLEGLKLLRDRFPILPVVMVSGAFDRAIVQEALAAGAAGFIPKSLKRSAIVDALHRVVLGEIYLPETMGESVAPTAEEDEIARRIDSLTPQQKTVLAHLVRGRLNKQIAHDLGVSMTTIKAHVSAILQKLGVLSRTQAVIKANQVNFRAD; encoded by the coding sequence ATGATCGTCATGGGACGCGGCAATCATGTGTCACAGCCCCCGGCCTTTCCGCCCGGCGCGATGCGGCTTGCCTCGTCCCGTGACTTGTCCGATGATCCGGGTCGAGGGGTGGGTCACTATATGGGCGATGAGCCGATCATGGAGCGGGTTCTGATCGTCGACGATCACCCGCTGGTGCGCGACGGGCTGCGCAGCGTGATCGCGATCAGTTTCGACAATTGCGAAATCTTCGAGGCGGCGAGTCTGGACGAAGCCGTCGCCACACTGGAGAAGCAGGATAATTTCGACCTGATCCTGCTGGACCTCAATATCCCCGATGTCCGCCGCCTTGAGGGCCTGAAACTGCTGCGGGACCGTTTCCCGATCCTGCCCGTGGTGATGGTTTCAGGCGCCTTCGACCGCGCGATCGTACAGGAAGCGCTGGCTGCGGGCGCTGCGGGCTTCATCCCCAAGTCGCTAAAGCGCAGCGCCATTGTCGACGCGCTGCATCGCGTCGTGCTGGGTGAAATCTACCTGCCCGAAACCATGGGCGAATCGGTCGCGCCGACCGCCGAGGAGGATGAGATCGCCCGCCGCATCGACAGCCTGACGCCGCAGCAGAAGACGGTGCTGGCGCATCTGGTGCGCGGCCGCCTCAACAAACAGATCGCCCATGACCTTGGCGTGTCGATGACCACGATCAAGGCACATGTGTCCGCGATCCTCCAGAAACTGGGCGTGCTGAGCCGCACGCAGGCAGTGATCAAGGCCAATCAGGTCAATTTCCGCGCAGATTGA
- a CDS encoding porin, producing MKRTLLLASAAMGLLCATATPAMAGTTAELLKRLHEKGILSDEEYQQLLKGDATEAAAAPAAPAVTPDASGGGRTVRMTDGGVGFEMGDITLKFSGSVNGFYVHDNGEAPSATNSVVGGVATVGGDSSAIRNGLLPGFLKVEVTTRQGGWDVGAHFGMYPGINSVNYAAGGGANSPGNPRGLQTAGIDFRQTYLTFGRPGFGEVKIGRDIGLFASEQILNDITLLSPGTPAGNVAPSNTTLGRIGVGYIYTDFQPQITYTTPNLSGFTASIGIFEPLSSLTGPAESNKEPGFQAKLVYDGELGGVGTRLWWAGIRQKHNVIVGPDYTGWGWDAGAKVTVGPLTLVGTYYDASGLGTTALNLFDTDGLGNKRDSHGFYLQGLATFGKFSVGGSYGESNLDYANAADALANPTLVDRNSSWVGQVRYGLTSWVTLLSEYGHTKSEAHNGNQASSDAIAAGAILFF from the coding sequence ATGAAAAGGACGCTGCTCCTCGCGAGCGCGGCCATGGGGCTGCTTTGCGCGACTGCCACGCCAGCCATGGCCGGAACCACGGCCGAACTGTTGAAGCGGCTGCATGAAAAGGGAATTCTCTCCGACGAGGAATATCAACAGCTGCTGAAGGGTGACGCGACGGAAGCGGCGGCGGCTCCGGCTGCCCCCGCCGTCACTCCTGATGCGTCGGGCGGCGGCCGGACCGTTCGCATGACCGATGGCGGCGTCGGTTTTGAAATGGGCGACATCACGCTCAAATTCTCCGGTTCCGTCAACGGCTTCTACGTCCATGACAATGGCGAGGCGCCCAGTGCCACCAACAGCGTCGTTGGCGGCGTGGCGACAGTGGGTGGCGACAGTTCGGCCATCCGCAACGGCCTGCTGCCCGGTTTCCTGAAGGTCGAAGTGACCACCAGACAGGGCGGCTGGGATGTCGGTGCGCATTTTGGCATGTATCCGGGCATCAACTCGGTCAACTATGCGGCGGGCGGTGGCGCCAACAGCCCCGGCAACCCGCGTGGGCTCCAGACGGCGGGCATCGATTTCCGTCAGACCTATCTGACATTCGGCCGGCCCGGTTTTGGTGAAGTGAAGATCGGCCGCGATATCGGCCTGTTCGCCTCCGAGCAGATCCTGAACGATATCACCCTGCTGTCGCCGGGCACGCCGGCGGGCAATGTCGCCCCGTCCAACACGACGCTGGGGCGGATCGGGGTCGGCTATATCTACACCGACTTCCAGCCGCAGATCACCTATACCACGCCCAATCTGAGCGGCTTTACCGCCAGCATCGGCATTTTCGAGCCGCTGTCCTCGCTGACCGGGCCAGCAGAGTCCAACAAGGAGCCCGGCTTCCAGGCGAAGCTGGTCTATGACGGCGAACTGGGCGGCGTCGGCACGCGGCTGTGGTGGGCGGGCATCCGCCAGAAGCATAATGTGATTGTCGGGCCGGACTATACCGGCTGGGGCTGGGATGCGGGCGCGAAGGTGACGGTTGGGCCGCTCACTTTGGTCGGCACTTATTATGACGCATCGGGTCTGGGCACGACCGCGCTCAACCTGTTCGACACCGATGGTCTGGGTAACAAGCGCGACAGTCACGGTTTCTATCTTCAGGGGCTGGCGACCTTCGGCAAATTTTCGGTCGGGGGGAGTTATGGCGAGAGCAATCTCGACTATGCCAATGCCGCCGATGCCCTGGCCAATCCGACGCTGGTGGACAGGAATTCGAGCTGGGTCGGGCAGGTCCGCTATGGCCTGACGAGCTGGGTCACGCTGCTCAGCGAATATGGCCACACGAAATCGGAAGCGCATAACGGCAATCAGGCCAGTTCCGACGCCATTGCGGCGGGCGCGATCCTGTTCTTCTGA
- a CDS encoding VOC family protein → MFSHIMVGANDIAAAKAFYDALFAAVGGKPAITDDMGRLIYMHDGALFMVTKPIDGEPACHANGGTIGFTMASPEQADAWHAAGVAAGGKTCEDAPGVREASFGKLYLAYLRDPAGNKLCGLHRMA, encoded by the coding sequence ATGTTCAGTCATATCATGGTCGGCGCGAACGATATCGCCGCCGCCAAGGCATTTTACGACGCGCTGTTCGCGGCGGTCGGCGGCAAGCCGGCGATCACCGACGACATGGGCCGCCTGATCTACATGCATGACGGCGCGCTCTTCATGGTGACGAAGCCGATCGACGGCGAACCCGCCTGCCACGCCAACGGCGGCACGATCGGTTTCACCATGGCGTCCCCCGAACAGGCCGACGCCTGGCATGCGGCGGGCGTCGCCGCGGGCGGCAAGACCTGCGAAGACGCGCCGGGCGTCCGCGAGGCCAGCTTCGGCAAGCTCTACCTCGCCTATCTGCGCGATCCGGCAGGCAACAAGCTGTGCGGCCTGCACCGGATGGCATGA
- a CDS encoding TonB-dependent receptor, protein MRKAAWMAGTALVLGTGFAWAEEPGERQSIIVTAPGGAVDVDDAIRLTGADIGRTGRPDLLGALTRDIAGVSLQDAQGNPWQPNLVYRGFTASPLQGQAQGLAVYLDGARFNQPFGDTVAFDLLPDAAIRSFTLFDSSAVYGLNALGGAMVVDTKTGLSDPGLEASLTGGRFGAWEASVAGGVLQGDFSAFGAFQYRHEHGWRAHSPSTLYNGYLDLGFDTVTGGLHLKWIGADTDLTGNGVAPVELLAADRRAVFTWPDNAKARYGRVSLHPWVALSERTRIEGTLYAQQLKLHSVNGDAADIEGCEDGLLCLETVNGEGETLLTDLNGRAIADSLGGEGYGVLNRGRTNSRAMGALMQIIDRRVFLGGENHLAIGMSFDSSRTRFGTSVELGEVTGDRRIEGLGPMIVQSDGGMGPVGLVAHADYWGLFAQDRLPLTSRLSAEIGLRYNRATIDMRDLIGTALNGRHRFERLNPGVELDYALSEGLNLRAGYAESNRAPTPAELSCADQNAPCSLANFFIADPPLRQVVAKSWEAGAGGHGRIGGFAVDWLLSAWRTRNIDDIQFVASAIRGRAWFRNIGATRRQGMEFSLKAKRGGFEGGFSYTFTDATYRHDLALSSPANPAADADGVIFVRSGNRLPGIPRHSATLSLDYGGRGWSAGGDVVARTGQYLTGDEGNDEPRLKGYVLVNLRAGIDVLPGVTLFGELRNAFDRKYATFGTFADVGQGAMTEAPGATDPRAYGPGAPRRWYAGVRARF, encoded by the coding sequence CTGCGCAAGGCGGCTTGGATGGCGGGTACGGCGTTGGTTCTGGGGACGGGCTTCGCATGGGCGGAGGAACCGGGCGAGCGGCAGTCGATCATCGTCACGGCCCCCGGCGGCGCCGTCGATGTGGACGATGCAATCCGGCTGACCGGCGCCGACATTGGCCGGACGGGACGCCCCGACCTGCTCGGCGCGCTGACGCGGGATATTGCGGGCGTCAGCCTGCAGGATGCGCAGGGCAATCCGTGGCAGCCCAACCTCGTCTATCGCGGCTTCACCGCGTCGCCGCTTCAGGGGCAGGCGCAGGGGCTGGCGGTTTATCTCGACGGGGCGCGGTTCAACCAGCCCTTTGGCGATACCGTCGCCTTCGACCTGTTGCCCGACGCCGCGATCCGCAGCTTCACCCTGTTCGACAGCAGCGCGGTCTATGGCCTTAACGCGCTGGGCGGGGCGATGGTCGTCGATACCAAGACCGGGCTGAGCGATCCGGGGCTGGAGGCGAGCCTGACCGGCGGCCGCTTCGGCGCGTGGGAGGCGAGCGTGGCGGGTGGCGTCCTGCAGGGCGATTTCAGCGCATTCGGCGCCTTCCAGTATCGGCATGAACATGGCTGGCGCGCCCATTCGCCTTCGACGCTGTACAATGGCTATCTTGATCTGGGCTTCGACACCGTAACGGGCGGGCTGCATCTGAAGTGGATCGGCGCGGATACCGACCTCACCGGCAATGGCGTTGCGCCGGTGGAGTTGCTGGCGGCGGATCGGCGCGCGGTCTTCACATGGCCGGATAATGCAAAGGCGCGCTATGGTCGAGTGAGCCTGCATCCCTGGGTTGCGCTGAGCGAGCGGACGCGGATCGAGGGCACGCTCTATGCCCAGCAGTTGAAGCTGCATTCGGTGAATGGCGACGCCGCCGATATCGAGGGGTGCGAGGATGGACTGCTCTGTCTGGAAACCGTCAATGGCGAAGGGGAAACCCTGCTGACGGATTTAAACGGTCGCGCCATAGCCGACAGCCTGGGCGGGGAGGGCTATGGCGTGCTCAACCGGGGGCGGACGAACAGCCGCGCCATGGGCGCGCTGATGCAGATCATCGACCGGCGGGTCTTTTTGGGCGGGGAAAATCACCTCGCCATCGGGATGAGTTTTGACAGCAGCCGCACGCGGTTCGGTACATCGGTCGAACTGGGCGAAGTGACCGGGGATCGCCGCATAGAGGGGCTGGGACCGATGATCGTGCAGAGCGATGGCGGGATGGGGCCGGTCGGGCTGGTGGCGCATGCGGATTATTGGGGGCTGTTCGCGCAGGACCGGCTGCCGCTGACGAGCAGGCTCTCCGCCGAGATCGGGCTGCGTTACAACCGGGCCACGATAGACATGCGCGACCTGATCGGGACGGCGCTCAATGGGCGGCATCGCTTCGAGAGGCTGAATCCGGGGGTGGAACTGGATTATGCGCTGTCCGAAGGGCTGAACCTGCGTGCGGGTTATGCGGAGAGCAACCGGGCGCCGACGCCGGCAGAATTATCCTGCGCCGATCAGAATGCGCCGTGCAGCCTCGCCAATTTCTTCATCGCTGATCCGCCACTCCGGCAGGTGGTGGCGAAAAGCTGGGAGGCGGGTGCGGGTGGGCACGGGCGGATCGGCGGGTTCGCGGTCGACTGGCTGTTGTCGGCCTGGCGGACGCGCAACATCGACGACATTCAATTTGTGGCGTCGGCCATTCGCGGGCGGGCCTGGTTCCGCAATATCGGTGCGACCCGGCGGCAGGGCATGGAGTTCAGCCTGAAGGCGAAGCGGGGCGGTTTTGAGGGGGGCTTCAGCTATACCTTCACCGATGCGACCTACCGCCATGATCTGGCGCTTTCGAGTCCTGCCAATCCGGCGGCGGATGCGGATGGGGTGATCTTTGTTCGGTCGGGCAACCGACTTCCCGGCATTCCGCGCCACAGCGCGACGCTGTCGCTGGATTATGGGGGACGGGGCTGGTCGGCCGGCGGCGATGTGGTCGCGCGGACAGGGCAATATCTGACCGGGGATGAGGGCAATGATGAGCCGCGACTGAAGGGCTATGTATTGGTCAATCTGCGCGCCGGGATCGATGTTCTGCCGGGGGTGACTCTGTTCGGGGAGCTGCGCAATGCGTTCGACCGGAAATATGCGACCTTTGGGACTTTCGCCGATGTTGGGCAGGGGGCGATGACGGAGGCGCCCGGCGCAACCGATCCCCGCGCCTATGGACCGGGCGCGCCGCGCCGCTGGTATGCGGGGGTGCGGGCGCGGTTCTGA
- a CDS encoding ABC transporter substrate-binding protein — protein sequence MISRRSLLGGGAALALGLLPGMSHAAPLGKVKDLGVLRVVVYKDNRPWSWEEGGRLTGLDVDLAHAIANRLGVRADVAELVADESVDDDLRHGVWKGGLLGFAPGDLMLHIPFDRSFAARNDQVAIIAPYYRESFRFAGRQNAVDLEAPPTGWRGHRLAAELDSIPDFYLIGSFGGILAKDVTHYPSGSDAVAAVASGKADAVLASRAQIEEVLHRGAPKLTVRKGPLPAFTSPGWDIGMAVRENSRTLGDAVEEIVSTMAASGEMKALFAPYGVEWTPALAAG from the coding sequence ATGATCAGCCGACGAAGCCTTCTGGGTGGAGGCGCCGCGCTTGCGCTGGGCCTGCTGCCGGGGATGAGCCATGCTGCGCCTCTGGGCAAGGTCAAGGACCTCGGCGTGCTGCGGGTGGTGGTCTATAAGGACAACCGCCCCTGGTCCTGGGAGGAAGGCGGCAGGCTCACCGGCCTCGACGTCGATCTCGCCCATGCGATTGCGAACAGGCTGGGCGTCCGCGCCGATGTGGCTGAACTGGTCGCGGACGAGAGCGTGGACGATGATCTGCGCCATGGCGTGTGGAAGGGCGGGTTGCTGGGCTTTGCGCCGGGCGATCTGATGCTGCACATCCCCTTCGACCGCAGCTTTGCCGCGCGCAACGATCAGGTGGCGATCATCGCACCCTATTACCGCGAGAGCTTCCGTTTTGCGGGCAGGCAAAATGCCGTCGATCTGGAGGCGCCCCCGACCGGATGGCGCGGGCATCGTCTGGCAGCCGAGCTGGACAGCATCCCCGATTTCTACCTGATCGGCTCTTTCGGCGGGATATTGGCGAAGGACGTGACACATTATCCCAGCGGGTCCGATGCGGTCGCAGCGGTCGCTTCGGGCAAGGCCGATGCCGTCCTCGCCAGCCGGGCGCAGATTGAGGAAGTCCTGCACCGGGGCGCGCCGAAGCTGACCGTGCGCAAGGGACCCCTGCCCGCCTTTACCTCTCCGGGATGGGATATCGGCATGGCGGTCAGGGAAAACAGCCGCACGCTGGGCGATGCGGTGGAGGAGATCGTCTCCACCATGGCCGCGAGCGGAGAGATGAAGGCCCTGTTCGCGCCCTATGGCGTCGAATGGACGCCCGCGCTGGCGGCGGGCTGA
- the pedF gene encoding cytochrome c-550 PedF: MNLGRISLLGAIAILAATTATGLMAHGNVTPQAVDTSALPDIGTEWLQKNPYSGNAKAIEIGQSAYGQNCARCHGLDAESGGIAPDLRYLELGESGDQWFVERFRHGSSHDGKVYMPPFGDVLGQKAGWAIRAWLETKHEG; encoded by the coding sequence ATGAATCTGGGACGCATTTCGCTGCTGGGCGCGATCGCCATATTGGCCGCGACCACAGCAACCGGCCTGATGGCGCACGGCAATGTCACGCCGCAGGCCGTCGACACCTCCGCCTTGCCGGATATCGGCACGGAATGGCTTCAGAAAAACCCCTATAGCGGCAATGCCAAGGCCATAGAAATCGGCCAGTCGGCTTACGGCCAGAACTGCGCCCGCTGCCACGGTCTGGACGCGGAAAGCGGCGGCATCGCGCCCGACCTGCGCTATCTGGAACTGGGCGAATCCGGCGACCAGTGGTTCGTCGAACGCTTCCGCCACGGCTCCAGCCATGACGGGAAGGTCTATATGCCGCCCTTTGGCGACGTGCTGGGCCAGAAGGCCGGTTGGGCAATCCGCGCCTGGCTCGAAACCAAGCATGAAGGCTAA